The following are from one region of the Pseudodesulfovibrio piezophilus C1TLV30 genome:
- a CDS encoding DVU0524 family FlgM-associated protein: MYNRSANVRTMLRTYGKQLTSAKRLARFRQAMGASPERDDVAKQAKRRELVERIAHEIIENLIVNTEQSPVVAAVTQQLQAEFGHRFIFEYPVDGGDVQILREMEHGISELQGAERNTVMRRLWEITLSKVDETML; the protein is encoded by the coding sequence GTGTACAATAGATCGGCCAATGTTCGCACCATGCTGCGCACCTATGGGAAGCAGCTGACAAGCGCCAAGCGCCTCGCCCGTTTCAGGCAGGCCATGGGAGCGTCTCCTGAACGTGATGACGTTGCCAAGCAGGCGAAGCGACGTGAATTGGTTGAGCGTATAGCGCACGAGATCATTGAAAATCTGATAGTCAATACGGAACAGTCTCCGGTTGTGGCTGCCGTCACACAGCAGCTGCAGGCGGAATTCGGACACCGATTTATTTTCGAATATCCGGTAGACGGAGGTGACGTTCAGATATTAAGAGAAATGGAGCATGGCATATCAGAGCTTCAGGGCGCTGAGAGAAACACGGTCATGCGGAGACTTTGGGAGATAACATTGTCCAAGGTTGACGAGACAATGCTTTGA
- the flgM gene encoding flagellar biosynthesis anti-sigma factor FlgM, producing the protein MVIKSIVGDQHPYANKKVENRGPTDQQQTQTTTKSSGDNADRVVLSSEAKLRGAALQTANETSDIRREKVDKLKQQVKDGTYTPDLKKAAANLIRDDLELLVDR; encoded by the coding sequence ATGGTTATCAAGAGTATAGTAGGGGATCAACACCCTTACGCAAACAAGAAAGTCGAGAACAGAGGCCCCACGGATCAGCAACAGACCCAGACGACAACAAAGTCGTCAGGAGATAATGCAGACCGTGTGGTGCTGTCCTCCGAAGCCAAGCTGCGCGGAGCGGCTTTACAAACGGCAAACGAAACGTCAGATATTCGCCGGGAAAAGGTGGATAAGTTGAAGCAACAGGTCAAGGACGGAACATATACGCCGGACCTGAAAAAGGCCGCCGCAAATCTTATCCGCGACGACCTCGAACTTCTTGTTGACCGTTAA
- the fliW gene encoding flagellar assembly protein FliW, translating into MAKERNQKIMTRLGEREISPDGIVYFPRGLIGLEDKREFALLSVKDNDSPFLLLQCITDPGLGLLVADPYSFLDDYDVKLEKIDRKTLKIENVKQLAILVTVTIPQNKPEDTTLNLQGPIVINTEARIGLQVPQTDGGYPTHFSPIDR; encoded by the coding sequence ATGGCAAAAGAAAGAAATCAAAAAATAATGACGAGGCTGGGCGAGCGTGAAATCAGCCCGGACGGTATTGTTTATTTCCCTCGGGGGCTCATCGGTCTTGAGGACAAGCGCGAATTTGCATTGTTGAGCGTCAAGGACAATGATTCTCCTTTTCTGCTTCTACAGTGTATCACTGATCCCGGATTAGGATTGCTTGTCGCTGATCCGTACTCCTTTCTTGACGACTACGATGTGAAACTTGAGAAGATCGACAGGAAAACTCTCAAGATAGAGAATGTCAAACAGTTGGCGATTCTTGTGACTGTCACCATTCCACAAAACAAACCAGAAGACACCACCCTGAACCTTCAGGGGCCGATAGTTATCAACACTGAGGCTCGGATAGGTCTTCAGGTCCCGCAGACTGATGGGGGATACCCCACCCATTTTAGTCCGATTGATCGTTAA
- the csrA gene encoding carbon storage regulator CsrA yields the protein MLILTRRPGESLYLGDNIKLKILSVQGKQIKIGLDVPEDMTVYREEVYLKIKEQNKQALETSQQDLLAAAALWQKKEIKK from the coding sequence ATGTTGATACTGACCCGGAGACCGGGAGAAAGCCTCTATCTGGGCGATAATATCAAGCTGAAGATCCTGAGTGTTCAGGGCAAGCAGATAAAAATCGGCCTGGATGTCCCCGAAGACATGACTGTCTATCGGGAAGAGGTGTATTTGAAGATCAAGGAACAGAACAAGCAGGCGCTGGAAACCAGCCAGCAGGACCTGCTCGCGGCGGCTGCGCTATGGCAAAAGAAAGAAATCAAAAAATAA
- the flgL gene encoding flagellar hook-associated protein FlgL: MRVTQQMLFNRYVYNLNTSLTSLMDLNIKAQTQKQINKPSDDPTGMTRILDHRDTIRSLEQYSENISTAKGWLNGSDEALLQVSTILTRAKELATQAATGTVDSDNREQISYELRSLFEQMVGLSNTEFEGNNIYGGQKTQGAAFEEIMWLTTNDDSFASSVDFTVNGSADTTVLVQFLDESGTVEVGGDMNLSNAGVRYSIDGGDSWLSDGYMTFSAGQGTLNLPSSGTSVDFASDTIVKNNDSEDPTNSDGTWLWIRPSVRYLGDDNDPPPDVDQFGTGSGTITASASGSFLNTNVTVRIDNSSAVAMNEDIEYSYSLDGGINWVTGNIAQADTSSNATTLSVANGGILRLASNGSNQLQPGQQFVIRPRTADIELDISSSERVRVNDVGKDIFGGIYMDPDAVTAADGSILTLGSANASRVFQSDGAPNMAVSIQGDDEYSKNLFEVMGNLIAFTETNNQTGVQQALANLSEAQKHIMNSTADVGGRENRLEVGQTILEGLQLNEDTLVSSIEDADVSELMTELAQQQIVYESVLRSTSMIMQLNLGKFI; the protein is encoded by the coding sequence ATGCGCGTAACGCAACAAATGCTCTTTAACAGGTATGTGTATAATCTGAATACCTCCCTGACTTCTTTGATGGATCTCAATATCAAGGCTCAGACACAAAAGCAGATTAATAAGCCGAGTGACGATCCTACAGGAATGACACGTATACTCGACCATCGAGATACGATACGGTCTCTTGAACAATATAGCGAGAATATTTCGACGGCAAAAGGGTGGCTGAATGGTTCTGATGAAGCTCTTTTGCAAGTCTCTACAATTTTGACACGAGCCAAGGAATTGGCGACCCAGGCTGCCACAGGAACGGTTGATTCCGATAACCGGGAACAAATCAGTTATGAATTGAGAAGTCTCTTTGAACAGATGGTTGGACTGTCCAATACGGAGTTTGAAGGGAATAACATTTACGGAGGGCAGAAGACCCAAGGGGCGGCCTTCGAAGAGATCATGTGGCTGACGACGAATGATGACAGTTTTGCCAGTTCGGTTGATTTTACTGTCAATGGGTCAGCAGACACTACCGTTCTGGTTCAGTTCCTTGATGAAAGCGGAACTGTCGAGGTCGGTGGGGACATGAATCTGTCCAATGCCGGGGTCCGGTACAGCATTGATGGTGGTGATAGCTGGCTGAGTGATGGGTACATGACGTTTAGCGCCGGTCAGGGGACATTGAACCTGCCAAGCAGTGGTACCAGTGTGGATTTTGCCAGTGATACCATCGTGAAGAATAATGATTCTGAGGATCCGACCAACTCCGATGGAACATGGCTCTGGATCAGACCTTCTGTTCGTTATCTCGGTGATGATAATGATCCACCGCCGGATGTCGATCAGTTCGGAACCGGGAGTGGCACTATCACCGCTTCTGCTTCCGGCTCATTTTTGAATACCAACGTGACTGTTCGTATTGATAATTCCAGTGCCGTGGCAATGAATGAAGATATTGAATATTCTTACAGTCTTGATGGCGGCATCAATTGGGTTACCGGGAACATTGCTCAAGCCGATACTTCGTCCAATGCAACGACCCTAAGCGTTGCTAATGGCGGTATTCTTCGTCTGGCCTCAAATGGCTCCAATCAACTGCAACCGGGGCAGCAGTTCGTTATCAGGCCGAGGACCGCAGATATTGAACTTGATATTTCTTCAAGTGAGCGAGTGAGGGTCAATGACGTTGGTAAGGACATCTTCGGGGGGATTTATATGGACCCTGATGCTGTAACAGCTGCGGATGGTTCCATTTTAACTCTGGGCAGCGCTAATGCCTCAAGGGTTTTCCAGTCGGATGGAGCACCTAATATGGCGGTCTCGATTCAGGGAGATGATGAATACTCCAAGAATCTCTTTGAAGTCATGGGAAACCTGATCGCCTTTACCGAGACTAACAACCAGACAGGTGTTCAACAGGCGCTCGCCAATCTGAGCGAGGCGCAAAAGCACATCATGAACAGCACTGCGGATGTTGGTGGCCGTGAAAATCGCCTTGAAGTGGGGCAGACTATTCTTGAAGGTCTGCAACTGAATGAGGACACACTCGTCAGTTCCATCGAAGATGCCGATGTGAGCGAATTAATGACCGAGCTGGCACAGCAGCAGATCGTCTATGAATCCGTTCTCAGGTCCACTTCAATGATCATGCAGTTGAACCTTGGTAAATTTATTTAA
- the flgK gene encoding flagellar hook-associated protein FlgK: MSFGANSILDMGRWALFASQVQLQVTGQNISNVNTEGYSRRSVLLEEGTYIDYSPGQLGTGVKATQVARSFDEMVEELYLEQAAHKEKWGTLWEQLSSVENLLNESSGTGVSNTLSQFFNSWNEVSQRPDNYGARQSVVNDAATLVSTLKQVDTDLSLMQQRINTTVAAQVDEANSLMSEIADLNKEIQIHHIEGQNNANTLLDERARKVRELGELVDITTIDNGGGDFTIMTTAGQNLVDGASHYALEFSAPEITKDLRSTSTFEGDIYFEGNDDFEYTIEFVGSSAGSTAAGELTSDGSSAQFRVSMDGGVTWLTDENGDQQLFSARDYDSRVNVEGLQIWFGTSTDSKATPGGEFQAGDRFIISPHQGLYWVENTSHKENITPQLHFNGEENSTRLTGGSIAAMLTFRDNYVGKYREKLEKLSESLVWETNRRHSQGAGLQTFTNSEGTYQVADSAKALGSDSTGLVFGDKLQSGSSFMYVYNASTGLLTSSAALDFGGGATFNPDIHTLEDVRDAFNNTYPGMISASIVNNQLMLDAEDGYTFAYGTDSAGLMAGLGLNTFFKGSTPGDIQVNEKITGDLDYLATGHVNGAGELNPGDNTTALSMYDLREVDVKFSTITEGTTSTSILDYYNGLVGNVGTDTNRAEFNQNFYSTLANDLDERQQQVSGVNLDEEMSNLIKYQSSYTAAAKLITTADEMLQTILSLKA; this comes from the coding sequence ATGTCCTTCGGCGCCAACTCAATCCTTGATATGGGCCGCTGGGCCTTGTTCGCGTCGCAAGTACAGTTGCAGGTGACGGGACAGAATATATCGAACGTGAATACCGAGGGGTATTCCCGACGATCTGTCCTTTTGGAAGAAGGCACTTATATTGACTATTCACCTGGTCAATTGGGTACCGGGGTCAAGGCCACTCAGGTGGCTCGCAGTTTTGATGAAATGGTCGAGGAGTTGTACCTGGAACAGGCGGCTCACAAAGAAAAGTGGGGCACTCTGTGGGAGCAGCTTTCGAGTGTTGAGAACTTGCTCAATGAATCAAGCGGAACAGGTGTCAGTAACACCTTGTCTCAATTTTTCAATTCATGGAATGAGGTCAGTCAGCGTCCGGATAATTATGGGGCGCGTCAATCCGTTGTGAACGATGCGGCAACGCTGGTCTCAACGCTCAAGCAGGTTGATACGGACCTTTCCCTGATGCAGCAGCGTATCAATACGACGGTGGCTGCTCAAGTCGATGAAGCCAACTCCTTGATGAGTGAGATTGCCGATCTCAACAAGGAAATACAAATTCACCATATTGAAGGGCAGAACAATGCCAATACTCTGCTTGACGAACGTGCTCGAAAGGTTCGTGAATTAGGTGAATTAGTGGATATTACCACCATTGATAACGGAGGTGGTGATTTTACCATCATGACCACGGCTGGCCAGAATCTTGTTGATGGTGCAAGCCATTATGCTTTGGAATTTAGTGCACCGGAAATCACCAAGGATCTTCGGTCTACTTCGACATTTGAAGGCGATATTTATTTCGAAGGAAATGATGATTTCGAGTATACCATCGAATTTGTTGGCTCCAGTGCAGGGTCCACTGCTGCAGGAGAACTGACTTCAGATGGTTCCTCTGCTCAATTCCGCGTTTCCATGGATGGCGGCGTGACCTGGTTGACCGATGAAAATGGAGATCAGCAACTCTTTTCGGCTCGCGATTATGATTCCCGTGTGAATGTGGAAGGGTTGCAGATCTGGTTCGGGACTTCAACCGATTCCAAGGCAACACCCGGCGGTGAATTTCAGGCTGGAGATCGGTTCATCATCAGCCCGCATCAGGGACTGTATTGGGTGGAAAATACTTCTCATAAGGAAAATATCACCCCCCAATTACATTTCAATGGGGAAGAAAATTCGACTCGACTGACTGGTGGCAGTATCGCGGCAATGTTGACTTTTCGCGACAATTACGTTGGCAAGTATCGGGAGAAGCTGGAAAAATTATCCGAAAGCCTCGTCTGGGAAACGAATCGACGTCATAGTCAAGGCGCAGGTTTACAGACCTTTACGAATTCCGAAGGGACATATCAGGTTGCAGACTCTGCCAAGGCCTTGGGGTCTGACTCCACTGGATTGGTCTTTGGTGACAAGCTCCAGTCGGGCAGTTCTTTCATGTATGTCTACAATGCCAGCACGGGGTTGTTGACTTCTTCCGCTGCTCTTGATTTTGGAGGCGGCGCGACATTCAACCCGGATATCCATACTCTCGAAGATGTGAGGGATGCTTTCAATAATACGTATCCGGGCATGATTTCAGCGTCCATTGTCAATAACCAACTGATGTTGGATGCCGAAGACGGGTACACTTTCGCCTATGGAACAGACAGCGCCGGATTAATGGCAGGACTCGGGTTAAACACCTTTTTCAAGGGATCGACTCCTGGTGATATCCAAGTCAACGAGAAGATAACAGGTGATTTGGACTATCTTGCAACCGGGCATGTCAATGGGGCCGGAGAGTTGAATCCCGGCGACAATACAACAGCCTTGTCCATGTATGATTTGCGTGAAGTCGATGTCAAGTTTTCGACGATCACCGAAGGAACCACATCCACTTCCATCCTTGATTACTATAACGGACTTGTGGGCAATGTTGGAACCGATACCAATCGTGCCGAGTTCAATCAAAATTTCTACAGTACACTGGCCAATGACCTGGACGAGAGGCAACAGCAGGTTTCAGGTGTCAACCTGGATGAAGAAATGAGCAATCTCATCAAGTACCAGTCATCCTACACGGCCGCAGCCAAGCTTATCACCACTGCTGACGAGATGCTGCAAACCATCCTGTCACTGAAGGCTTAA
- the flgN gene encoding flagellar export chaperone FlgN: MYRLLEENLVRQNKALMLLYILLEEEFTRLMSSNPQGVSQIELSIQELMRQIASERLSLRKMIGTLVKGATRVRDLYLMMDDETRETFQGLVKLLEETQQKSAVQAAKNNEMAKALFDQSKGLLKFMHDQIKPKNTGAYGSTGRFAKSPGNARILTGRL; this comes from the coding sequence ATGTACCGCCTATTAGAGGAAAATTTGGTCCGGCAGAACAAGGCGTTAATGCTGTTGTACATCCTTCTGGAGGAAGAATTTACCCGTCTGATGAGTTCTAACCCGCAAGGGGTGTCTCAGATCGAGTTGTCCATTCAGGAGCTTATGCGTCAGATTGCGAGTGAAAGGCTGAGTTTGCGCAAGATGATAGGGACTCTTGTCAAGGGAGCTACTCGGGTTCGGGATTTGTATTTGATGATGGATGATGAGACCAGGGAAACATTTCAGGGGCTCGTCAAGCTTTTGGAAGAGACTCAGCAGAAAAGTGCTGTTCAAGCTGCCAAGAATAACGAGATGGCCAAGGCCCTTTTTGATCAGAGCAAAGGGCTTCTCAAGTTCATGCATGATCAGATCAAGCCCAAGAACACTGGCGCTTACGGATCTACCGGACGTTTTGCCAAGAGTCCGGGGAATGCTCGTATCCTGACCGGGAGACTGTAA
- a CDS encoding rod-binding protein produces the protein MMSAGVDTQLASKQLESRDLIRFKQEMDGLKGRMKGTTNDTEAQLKKACQDFEAVFISKLWKGMKSTVPKEGYLHSKQEEQYMSMFDRDFAEKMAKSGGIGLADMIYDQLSQKLVKTSRDVLPGTVEIKPLAQQPIPLNTASSALSMPETAGKTLEDWGGNAVGGALSLNGGDVLEDPSEEIATISSQPMSDVEVKARLDELTRRLETERIKTGLLGTNPGTVGKSYEALEGGEVGRKIAKIG, from the coding sequence ATGATGAGCGCAGGAGTTGATACACAGTTGGCGTCCAAGCAATTGGAGAGCCGGGACCTCATCCGCTTCAAGCAGGAAATGGATGGCTTGAAAGGGCGAATGAAGGGCACCACGAATGATACAGAAGCACAACTGAAAAAGGCGTGCCAGGATTTTGAGGCAGTTTTTATTAGTAAGCTCTGGAAGGGAATGAAGTCCACTGTTCCCAAGGAAGGTTACCTCCATTCCAAGCAGGAAGAACAATATATGTCCATGTTTGATCGTGATTTCGCAGAAAAAATGGCGAAGTCGGGTGGCATCGGCTTGGCTGACATGATTTATGATCAGTTGAGTCAAAAGCTTGTAAAGACGAGTAGGGATGTTTTGCCCGGTACCGTGGAGATTAAGCCTCTGGCCCAGCAACCGATTCCTCTGAATACGGCAAGTTCTGCCTTGTCCATGCCTGAAACTGCAGGAAAGACGCTCGAAGATTGGGGAGGGAATGCTGTCGGCGGAGCACTCTCTCTGAATGGCGGAGACGTGCTGGAAGACCCTTCTGAAGAAATCGCCACCATCAGTTCGCAGCCTATGAGTGACGTGGAAGTTAAAGCACGACTTGATGAATTGACAAGGCGGCTGGAGACAGAGCGGATTAAGACCGGGCTTCTCGGCACAAATCCTGGGACAGTGGGGAAATCATATGAAGCCCTGGAAGGCGGTGAAGTTGGCCGGAAAATTGCAAAGATTGGGTGA
- a CDS encoding flagellar basal body P-ring protein FlgI codes for MNMQQRIMKYNRDKNRRPALMAVALFVGLVLWVTMSSSEASAARLKDIASFSGVRTNELVGYGLVVGLAGTGDGTSSTFTLRSMSNMLEKMGVESNPEDLKPKNVAAVMVSARLPVSTKPGSRIDVTVSSLGDAESLLGGVLLVTPLKGLDGQVYAIGQGSLTIGGFTATGTAATAQKNIPTVGRIPNGAVVERSVAFKFNNQDHLTVNLSVQDFGTAMQVVNKINATMGGNFASAKDISTVELKIPEQFRGNMVPLMASLENLSITPDGKARVVVDEKTGTVVLGHDVRLSKVAVAHGNLQIVITESEDVSQPGPFSDGTTVVTPQTDLSVNEQNNPLMLMEGATLQELVDGLNAIGAAPRDLISIIRALKAAGALHADVEVI; via the coding sequence ATGAACATGCAACAGCGTATCATGAAATACAATAGAGACAAGAACAGACGCCCCGCTTTGATGGCCGTTGCGCTCTTTGTCGGACTCGTTTTGTGGGTGACCATGTCATCGAGCGAAGCCAGTGCAGCGCGTTTGAAGGATATCGCAAGCTTTAGCGGGGTTCGGACCAATGAGTTGGTCGGGTATGGATTGGTTGTAGGTTTGGCCGGGACCGGTGACGGGACATCCTCAACTTTTACTCTGCGCTCCATGTCGAATATGTTGGAGAAAATGGGAGTGGAATCCAATCCTGAAGACCTCAAACCCAAAAATGTCGCTGCCGTCATGGTTTCAGCTCGTTTGCCTGTCTCCACCAAGCCCGGTTCTAGAATTGATGTGACAGTCTCCTCTCTGGGCGATGCCGAGAGTTTGTTGGGTGGCGTATTGCTCGTGACTCCCCTGAAAGGGTTGGATGGTCAGGTCTATGCGATTGGTCAAGGATCATTGACCATAGGTGGTTTTACTGCGACCGGAACCGCTGCCACGGCTCAGAAGAATATACCGACTGTCGGAAGAATTCCCAATGGGGCAGTCGTGGAACGATCGGTTGCTTTTAAATTCAACAACCAGGATCACCTGACCGTCAATTTGTCGGTACAGGATTTTGGCACTGCCATGCAGGTCGTCAACAAGATCAATGCGACAATGGGAGGCAATTTTGCCTCGGCCAAGGATATTTCCACCGTTGAACTGAAAATTCCCGAGCAGTTTCGTGGCAACATGGTTCCTCTGATGGCCTCTCTCGAGAATCTGAGCATTACCCCCGACGGCAAAGCCCGTGTGGTGGTTGATGAAAAAACCGGAACCGTGGTGCTTGGTCATGATGTCCGTTTGAGCAAGGTTGCCGTTGCTCATGGAAATTTGCAAATTGTCATCACCGAGTCTGAAGACGTCAGCCAGCCTGGACCTTTCTCTGATGGAACCACGGTGGTTACTCCTCAAACCGACCTTTCCGTTAATGAGCAGAATAATCCGCTCATGCTCATGGAAGGAGCGACTCTACAGGAATTGGTTGACGGCTTGAATGCCATCGGTGCTGCCCCAAGGGACCTTATTTCGATCATTCGCGCACTCAAAGCGGCGGGCGCTCTGCACGCCGATGTGGAGGTTATCTAA
- a CDS encoding flagellar basal body L-ring protein FlgH — translation MRRHFLIAVAAIMLAASIGAGCAPRYEEQPMPILTPPVYEEQDPAANPGSLFDTNRSEFLYDDNRASRVGDIVLVQVSESASTKIKSETTASKENTIANSVTAMPSTGLIGNIPLAGTLGAKVGADIGASQSSDFTGNGETKQESNFDATVATRIVRRLPGNLLQVEGARRIRVNQETQFLVVRGLIRQRDIASDNTIPSTSLAEAQIEIYGQGVLADKQRPGWLSRILDNIYPF, via the coding sequence ATGAGACGCCATTTTTTAATAGCTGTTGCCGCAATCATGCTGGCTGCCTCCATAGGGGCCGGGTGCGCTCCTCGATATGAGGAACAGCCCATGCCTATTTTGACGCCTCCGGTGTATGAGGAGCAGGACCCCGCAGCCAATCCCGGTTCTCTTTTTGATACCAACCGTTCTGAATTTCTCTATGACGATAATCGGGCCAGTAGAGTGGGTGATATTGTCTTGGTGCAGGTTTCGGAGTCGGCGAGTACCAAGATCAAATCTGAAACCACGGCGTCCAAGGAAAATACAATCGCCAATTCCGTGACGGCCATGCCCTCAACAGGGTTGATAGGAAATATACCGCTTGCCGGAACATTGGGTGCCAAAGTCGGTGCTGATATCGGTGCATCTCAATCCTCGGATTTTACCGGCAACGGAGAAACCAAACAGGAGTCGAATTTTGATGCCACCGTGGCGACGCGTATAGTCAGAAGGTTGCCGGGTAATCTTTTGCAGGTTGAAGGGGCTCGTCGTATTCGGGTTAATCAGGAAACGCAGTTTTTGGTGGTACGTGGGTTGATCAGACAACGGGATATTGCTTCCGATAATACCATCCCATCCACGAGTCTGGCAGAAGCTCAAATTGAAATTTACGGACAGGGGGTCTTGGCGGACAAGCAACGTCCTGGATGGCTCTCACGGATATTGGATAATATTTATCCCTTCTAA
- the flgA gene encoding flagellar basal body P-ring formation chaperone FlgA, protein MLNKIERKHRLKTVVSALAVILVLILGTSSFTGAASNSSNDWRVLVRNAACVQGPIVLLGEIADPAQGVDARTWAALSQIKLWQASTKRGRPVTIDRDKLRNVLKYYMGAQVKRLILPNQLTVQTGGAVVTGQDLKNRVVAFLTPRAKSMSDDIEFKDMNLPLHYFLDNTYDKLEISLGDDIRPGRNIIRMRVLSHEGKLMSSKAGSVFINVWKTVPVAAKPLNRHERLTRDKITFRRVNLAHKPEIWDGTGGPWRMTRTLGRSQVFTQSHIEPVPLIEKGELVTLMYKNSRVQLSIKAEALGEASVGQQVAVRNLQSKKTVLATVVADDMVMVR, encoded by the coding sequence ATGTTAAACAAGATAGAGAGAAAGCACCGTTTGAAGACCGTGGTGTCTGCGCTTGCAGTGATATTGGTGTTGATTCTGGGAACCTCATCATTCACAGGTGCGGCTTCAAATAGCAGCAATGATTGGCGGGTTCTGGTTCGGAACGCGGCATGTGTGCAGGGACCTATCGTTTTGCTGGGCGAAATTGCCGATCCAGCTCAGGGAGTGGATGCTCGGACATGGGCTGCTCTTTCTCAAATTAAACTCTGGCAGGCCTCCACCAAACGGGGAAGGCCTGTGACCATTGATCGGGACAAGCTTAGAAATGTTCTGAAATATTACATGGGTGCCCAGGTCAAACGACTTATTCTGCCAAATCAACTGACCGTGCAGACCGGTGGGGCTGTCGTCACCGGACAAGACCTCAAGAATCGAGTTGTCGCTTTTTTGACACCTCGAGCTAAATCCATGAGCGATGATATCGAATTTAAGGATATGAACCTTCCGCTCCATTATTTTTTGGATAATACATATGACAAACTCGAAATAAGTTTGGGTGACGACATTCGTCCCGGTCGCAATATCATCAGAATGCGAGTGCTTTCTCATGAAGGTAAATTGATGTCGAGTAAAGCTGGGTCCGTTTTTATCAATGTTTGGAAGACTGTTCCCGTCGCGGCTAAACCCCTCAATCGTCATGAGCGTTTGACACGGGACAAGATTACCTTCCGTCGGGTCAATCTCGCGCACAAACCTGAAATATGGGACGGAACAGGAGGCCCGTGGCGTATGACTCGGACCCTGGGCCGTAGCCAGGTCTTTACTCAAAGCCATATTGAGCCCGTCCCACTCATAGAAAAGGGTGAGTTAGTCACGTTAATGTACAAAAATAGCCGTGTGCAGCTCTCCATCAAAGCCGAGGCATTGGGAGAAGCGAGCGTGGGCCAACAGGTCGCGGTACGTAACCTGCAAAGCAAAAAGACAGTCTTGGCCACCGTTGTGGCTGATGACATGGTTATGGTCAGATAG
- the flgG gene encoding flagellar basal-body rod protein FlgG, with translation MMRSLWTAATGMVAMQKHIDTLSNNLANVNTTGFKKSRVEFEDLMYQTLQIAGTENQSGGRLPVGMQIGMGVRPVSVHKFFTQGDFQNTGNSLDLAIEGEGFFLVDMNGEDVYTRAGSFKLDNEGRIVTAGGYVLQPEMTIPPETVSVVVSDTGTISALDSDGTALAEADLQIYRFQNPAGLTATGRNFYRESEASGDAVAGTPGDENYGTIAQGFLEGSNVEMVDEMVGLIVGQRAYEINSKAITTSDGMLQTAINIKR, from the coding sequence ATGATGCGTTCCCTTTGGACTGCCGCGACCGGCATGGTCGCCATGCAGAAGCATATCGACACCCTGTCGAACAACTTGGCCAACGTGAATACCACCGGTTTCAAAAAAAGCCGCGTGGAATTTGAAGATCTCATGTATCAGACTCTCCAGATTGCGGGGACTGAAAACCAGAGCGGTGGGAGACTTCCGGTCGGTATGCAAATTGGTATGGGTGTTCGCCCTGTGAGCGTGCATAAATTTTTTACGCAGGGGGATTTTCAGAATACTGGCAACTCCTTGGATCTCGCCATTGAGGGGGAGGGGTTTTTTCTTGTCGATATGAACGGTGAAGATGTCTACACCCGAGCTGGTTCATTTAAATTGGACAATGAAGGGCGGATCGTTACTGCAGGAGGATATGTTCTTCAGCCAGAGATGACAATCCCTCCCGAAACCGTTTCCGTTGTCGTTTCTGATACCGGCACTATTTCGGCGTTGGACAGTGATGGAACTGCGTTGGCAGAAGCAGATCTCCAAATTTATCGTTTTCAGAATCCAGCTGGCCTGACTGCTACCGGGCGTAATTTCTATCGGGAAAGTGAAGCTTCCGGTGATGCCGTCGCCGGTACGCCCGGTGATGAAAACTACGGCACGATAGCACAGGGCTTTCTTGAGGGGTCCAACGTTGAGATGGTGGATGAAATGGTCGGGTTGATTGTTGGTCAGCGCGCATACGAGATCAATTCGAAGGCCATTACAACTTCTGATGGTATGTTGCAGACGGCTATCAATATCAAGCGCTAA